Proteins from a single region of Gossypium arboreum isolate Shixiya-1 chromosome 1, ASM2569848v2, whole genome shotgun sequence:
- the LOC108480615 gene encoding uncharacterized protein LOC108480615 → MPTLSEYPNSSARLLADSVEAERRLREAEDRLMEAIQELQRRQRTAASGDDSPCDHADDSCVANAIGNLCQSFLLSYGVRVGIGILLRAFKLARRQSYSSLLDLKQLVSEKDLMVREEACRVGLLFGGFTGSYHALRCLLRKLRKKETPVNAILAGSIAGLSILALDDSSRRRTLALYLLARVAQCAYNSAKSKNKFHFWGSHWRHGDSLLFSLACAQVMYAFVMRPESLPKAYQDFIQKTGPVAAPVYKAVRENCRGAPVNVASISAYLSSRGKANNVKLEEFPSIIPCSIIHPDTNSCLSHNAKAASATFRKTFPLYFSLTFVPFVVLHLQKFLDTPSRTCWLAVKGSVRSTTFLSAFVGIFQAVICMHRKIASKDHKLVYWVAGGLSALSVLLEKKARRSELALYVLPRAGESLWYILVNRKLLPDVKNAEVALFCACMGGIMYYLEYEPDTMAPFLRGLIRRFLASRISNPGPSVNQTTSYTYLQTPDAVKKPKIQENPEIETSTPKQYNLESIPGL, encoded by the exons ATGCCCACTCTCTCTGAATACCCGAATTCCTCGGCACGCTTGTTGGCGGACAGCGTGGAGGCGGAGCGGCGGCTGCGTGAGGCTGAGGACCGATTGATGGAAGCAATACAGGAGCTCCAGAGGCGTCAGAGGACGGCGGCGAGTGGCGACGACTCGCCCTGCGACCATGCTGATGACTCCTGCGTGGCCAATGCCATTGGTAATCTTTGCCAAAGCTTTCTCCTTTCTTATGGCGTTAGAGTAGGTATCGGAATTCTTCTTCGCGCTTTCAAGCTCGCCAGACGACAGTCTTATTCTTCGCTTCTTGATCTCAAG CAACTTGTCTCCGAGAAAGATTTGATGGTGAGAGAGGAAGCATGCCGCGTTGGTTTACTTTTTGGTGGTTTCACAGGATCATACCATGCGCTTAGATGTTTACTAAGAAAACTGAGAAAGAAAGAGACACCAGTGAACGC AATTTTAGCAGGTTCAATTGCGGGGTTATCCATTTTGGCTTTGGATGATTCAAGCCGAAGACGTACACTTGCACTGTATCTTCTAGCTAGAGTAGCACAG TGTGCTTACAATTCTGCAAAGTCAAAAAATAagtttcacttttggggaagtcaTTGGAGGCATGGTGATTCTCTGCTCTTTTCTTTAGCTTGTGCCCAG GTTATGTATGCCTTTGTGATGCGTCCTGAAAGCTTGCCAAAAGCATATCAAGATTTTATCCAGAAGACTGGTCCTGTTGCAGCTCCTGTATACAAGGCTGTAAGGGAAAACTGTAGAGGTGCTCCAGTGAATGTTGCATCTATATCAGCCTACTTATCTAGTCGAGGGAAGGCCAATAATGTGAAGTTGGAAGAGTTCCCATCTATTATTCCTTGTTCTATTATTCATCCCGACACAAATTCTTGTCTATCGCACAATGCTAAGGCTGCATCAGCTACATTCAGGAAAACGTTTCCTCTGTACTTCTCTTTGACATTTGTGCCATTTGTTGTTCTGCACCTACAAAAG TTTTTGGATACCCCTTCTCGTACCTGTTGGCTTGCTGTTAAAGGTTCTGTTCGATCAACAACTTTCTTGTCTGCATTTGTTGGAATTTTTCAG GCGGTTATATGCATGCACAGAAAGATTGCATCAAAAGACCACAAGCTGGTATATTGGGTCGCTGGTGGTTTATCAGCTCTTTCTGTATTACTGGAGAAAAAAGCTAGACGCAGTGAGCTTGCTCTATATGTTCTTCCTCGAGCTGGGGAATCATTGTGGTATATTTTGGTTAACAGGAAGCTACTTCCTGATGTTAAAAATGCCGAG GTTGCCTTATTTTGTGCATGCATGGGAGGGATTATGTACTACCTAGAATATGAGCCAGATACCATGGCCCCTTTCCTTCGGGGATTAATCCGTCGCTTCCTGGCAAGCAGAATAAGCAATCCTGGCCCGTCAGTTAATCAGACAACTTCCTATACCTACTTACAGACTCCTGATGCCGTTAAGAAGCCAAAAATACAGGAAAACCCAGAGATAGAAACTTCAACTCCAAAACAATACAACCTTGAATCTATACCAGGGCTCTAA